The following DNA comes from Mucisphaera calidilacus.
CCGGGGATGACATTCATCGATGGCGGCGCGAACCTCGGGCTTTACAGCCTGATCGCCTCGCGCTGCGTTGGCGACGACGGGCGTGTCCTCGCCTTCGAGCCGAGCGGGCGCGAGTATGACCGCGCCTGTCACCACGTCGCGCTCAATCAGCTGGAGAACGTCACGGTTCTGCGTGCCGCACTCGCCGACCGGCCCGGCCGGATCGGGATCAAGATCGCCGACGAGAAGCACGCCGGGCACAACACGCTCGGCGGGTTCGTCTACCACGCCACACAACTCGACCGCGTCGAGCAGGTTGAGGCGACGACCCTCGACGACGCCGTCCGCGAGCACAACCTCACTCGTGTTGACGTGGTCAAACTCGACCTCGAGGGTTCCGAGCACGCCGCCCTGCAGGGCGCAGCACAGACCCTCGAAAGGTATCGCCCCGTGTTGCTGATGGAGTTTTCCGACCCGAGCCTGCGGGCGCAGGGCAGTTCCGCAGAGGCTCTGCGTGCCTGCGTCGAATCGTTCGGCTACAGGCTGGGCCGTATCGAGAACGACGATGCCGACTTCGAGCCGCTGCCGGATACGTCGTCGCTTGAGGCTTCGGTCAACGTTGTTGCCATGCCCCGGGAGGCCGCGCGTCGTGCTGCCTGAATCCTGCCAACCCGGGCCGATTCATGACGACCCGCCCGGCATCGAACGGGCCCGGCCGTGCTCGCTTGCCGTCGTCATCCCCAGCTACAACCGGGCCGAGTACCTGCGCGACGCGATTGACTCGGTGTTGGCGCAGGATCATCCCGACCTGTCGCTGCTGGTCATGGATGGCGGCTCGACCGACGGCTCGATCGAGATTCTCAGGTCGTATGGCGACCGGGTCGCGTGGGTCTCCGAGCCCGACGAGGGACACGCCGACGCCATCAACAAGGGCTGGGAACGCACGCGTTCTGAGGTGATCGCCTGGCTCAACGCCGACGACTGCTTCGCTTCGCCGCGGGCAGCACGCCTGGCTTGCCAGTATCTCGCCGCCTCGCCCGAGACCGACATCGTCTACGGCGACTGCCACTGGATTGACGAGCGGGGCGACGACCGCGGGATCGCCTACGCCCAGCCCTTCTCACTTAGCTTTGCCGTGGTCACCGCCGACCACTGCATCCCTCAGCCCGCCTCGTTCATCCGCCGATCGGTGGTCGAACGCGTCGGGGCTCTGAGTCTTGATGTCTTCGCCAAGGACCGCGAGTTCTGGCTGCGTGCCGGGCTGCACGGACGCATCGACTACTGGCCGCGCCACCTCGCCGACCAGCGCAACGACGAGGGCATCAGCTACCTCGGCCGACGCGTCGCGCCGGCGATCGTCGAGGTCACGCGTTCCTTTTACCGACTCCAAGGCGTCCCCGAAGACCTGCTCCGGCTCAAGCCGCGTGCCATGAGCAACGCCCACCTGCGCGCCGCCTACTACGCGTGGGCCGGCGGTCGGCAGTGGGACCTCTACCTCTGGCACCTGCTCTGCGCGCTGGCCAGCGACGCCCGCAACCTCCCGCGCATCCGCTGGCACTTCCGTCGCTACGTCGGCGAATCGCTTGGCATCCGAAAACCTCAGCGGCCTATCCCCGCCTGAATGGAGGGAACCCATGACCCAGGCACAGACTTTCGAGAGCGTCCCGATCGACCGTGTCCGACGCTTCTGGAACGACCGGCCCTGCAACCTCCGCCACTCGCCGGAGCCCGTCGGGACCCGTGCTTACTTCGAGCAGGTCGCCCGTCGCAAGTACCACGTCGAGCCGCACATCCCGCGCTTCGCGCAGTTCGATCGATGGAAGGGCAAGCGCGTGCTCGAAGTCGGTTGCGGCATCGGCACCGACACCATCAGCTTCGCCAGCGCCGGCGCGCACGTCACCGCCGTCGATCTCTCTGAAGCATCCCTGAACCTGACCCGCCAGCGTGCCGAGATATTTGGCGTCCGCGATCGTGTCCGGACCGTTCACGCCAACGCCGAGGAACTCGATCAGGTCATCGACGTCGAGCCTTACGACCTCATCTACTCCTTCGGCGTGATCCACCACACGCCCCACCCCGACACGGCCCTGCGTGCTTTACACCGCTTCGCCGGACCCGACACGCAACTCAAGCTGATGGTCTATTACCGCTACGCCTGGAAGGTGATGGCCATCGTGCTCACGGAGGGCTACGGGCGATTCTGGAAGCTCAACGAACTGGTCGCACGCAGCTCCGAGGCGCAGAGCGGCTGCCCGGTGACCTACACCTACACGCGGCGCACCGCCGCCGAGTGGCTCGAACGCTGCGGTTTTGAGCCGACCGCCATGGCCGTCGATCACGTCTTCCCGTACCGCATCGCCGATTACAAGGAGTATCGCTACGTCCGCAGCTGGCACTTCCGCTGGATGCCCAACCTCCTGTTCCGCGGGCTGGAGCGCACCATGGGCTGGCACCTCTGCATCGACGGTCGCGCCGGCGCCACGAGCTGACACGATGCAGATCGCCTTCTTCACCACGCCCAAACCCTTCCACGGCCACGCTGGTGTCATCCAGCGCAACGCCCTGCGTTCCTGGGCTCGCCTTGACCCGCGTCCCGAGATCATCCTGCTGGGGGATGACGCGGGCACCGCCGAGATGGCGTTCGAACTCGGTGCCGAGCACCTGCTCGACATCCCGCGCACCGACGAGGGCATGCCGCAACTCGACGGCCTGTTCCGCCTCGCCGAGCAGCACACCTCCGCGCGCTACCTCAACTTCATCAACGCCGACGTCATCCTGACCCATCACTTCTGGCCGGCGGCCCGTGCCGCACGCCGGGCCCACAACCGCCTGCTGATGGTCGGTCGACGCTACGACGTGCGGATCGACGACGACCTGAGCTTCGACGACGGCTGGGACGATCGGTTGATCGAACGCGCCCACTCGGAGAACCGACTCGGCGGCCCGCAGTTCATCGATTACTTCCTATATCGACGCGGCATCTGGGGACGCATCCCTCCCTTCTCGGTCGCCCGATACTCGTGGGACAACTGGATGGTGTTTCGCGCCCGTCAGCAGCGTGTGCCCGTGATCGATGCCACCGCGGCGCTCCCTACCGTCCACCAGAACCACGAGCCGGCGGAGGTGAATCGTCGCAGGCAGGGCGTCCGTCTCAGCCCGGGGGCACGGCGGAACCTCGAACTCGCCGGCGGCAAGGAATGCCTCTACACCATCTGGGACTCCACCCACGTTCTCAACGTGGACCTGAGCGTCAGCCAGCGGCGTAACAGCGGCCTGGGCGGGGGCATCTGGACCTACCGCCGCTCGACCCGACTCGCCGGCTGACCCCGTTTCACAAGCCCCCGGGGCCGATAAGCCGATGCTGACGACATGCATGAATCGGTCCAATCCGTCGCGATGATCGGCCTTGGCCGTCTCGGTGCGCCGATCGCGGCCTGCCTTGCCGCGGGTGGCTTCCGGGTGGTTGGCGTCGATCTGAAACGGGAGACCGTCGAGGCCATCAACCGTCGGCGACCGCCGGTCTTCGAGCCGGGTCTCGAGGCGATGCTCGGCCGAGTCGACGACCGACTCACCGCCACCGACGACCTGGCCGGCGCGATCCGCCAGACCGACGCCAGCTTCGTTCTGGTCCCGACGCCCAGCGAAACCGACGGCTCCTTCAGCCTCGACTACGTCCTCGCCGCCTGCGAGGAGATCGGCGAGGCGCTGCGAGACCTCGACCGATGGCACCTCGTGACCATCGTCAGCACCGTGATGCCCGGCGACACCAGCGGAGCGATCCAGCACACGCTCGAACGCACCTCGGGCAAGACCTGTGGCGAGGGCTTCGGCCTCTGTTACAGCCCCGAGTTCGTGGCGCTCGGCACCGTCATCCGTGACTATCTCAACCCCGACATGCTGCTGATCGGTGAGTCCGACCCGCGTTCGGGCCGGACACTCGCGAGCATCTACAAGGCCGTCGTCGAGACCGACCCCCCGGTCTCGCGGATGAGCTTCGTGAACGCCGAGATCGCGAAGATCTCGGTCAACGCCTACGTGACCGCCAAGATCACCTTCGCCAACACCCTCGCCGGCATCTGCGAGCGTGTGCCCGGTGCGGATGTTGATGCCGTCACCCAGGCCATCGGTCTCGACTCGCGCATCGGGCGCAAGTACCTCAAGGGCGGCATCGGCTACGGCGGGCCCTGCTTCCCGCGCGACAACGCAGCGCTCGCCCACGTCGCCCGCGCCGCCGGTGCTATCGCTGACTTCCCCGAGACCGTTGACGCCGTCAATCGCCAGCAGGTCGATCGCATGACCGCCCAGGCGCTCGCCGTGATTCCCCCTCAGAGCAAAATCGCCATCCTCGGCCTCTCCTACAAGCCCCAGAGCGACGTCGTCGACGAGTCTCAGCCGGTCATGCTCGCCGAACGACTCGCGCAGGCGGGCCACACGGTTCGGGCCTTCGACCCCGCCGCCACGCCCGCCAACAAGGGCTACACCCTCTGCGACACGCAGGACGCGTGCCTCCTCGACGCCCACGCGGTGGTGCTCGCGACGCCCTGGCCGGGCATGGCCGAGGCGGTGATCGAGCAGGCCAACCAGAAACCCACCATCATCATCGACCCCTGGCGTGTCCTGATCGAGCAGACCATGCCCGCCGGCACGACCTACCTGCCCGGCGGACGACACGTGGTGCTCGGCGACAAGAAGACCGACCGCATCGCAGCCGTCGCGCCGCCGCCCGATGACCTGGCCGCTGCAGGATAAGGAGTTCAGCGTGCCCAGCGTGATGCGTGAGAAGATCTGTCCGCTCGAACGACTCGCTCCACAAGCCGACGCGTGGCGCGCGCAGGGCAAGAGCGTCGCCCTCTGCCACGGCTGCTTCGACCTGGTCCACCCCGGGCACCTGCGTTACCTCGAATTTGCACGGCAGCAGGCCGACGTGCTCGTCGTCTCGCTCACCGGCGACGACGCCATCGAGAAAGCCGACGGCACCCGGCCCTACATCCCCCAGGAACTCCGCGCCGAGAACCTCGCCGCCATCCAACTCGTCGACGCCGTGGTGATTGTCGACGGCGACACCGGCCTGCCGGTCATCGAACGCCTGCGGCCCGACGTCTACATCAAGGGGCGGGAGTATGAGGACTCCGACCACCCCGGCTTTCGTGCCGAACGCGAACGCGTCGAGACCCACGGCGGACGCGTGATCTTCTCCTCCGGCGAGGTGGTCTTCTCCTCCACACGACTCATCGACGATCAGCGTCCCGCGATGGCCGCCTCCGGCTACGGCGAGGCCGACCTCATCACGGCCTCCTGCCGTCGCTGGGGCATCGACCGGGTCTCGCTCGGGCAGATCATCCGCCAACGCTTCAACGATCTCCGCGTCGCCGTCGTCGGCGACATGGTCTGCGACCGCTACGCCTTCTGCGATCGCGGTCTCGCCACCGACGAGGCACCCATCCTGTCCGTGCGCACGAGCGACGAGCAGACCTACCTCGGCGGGGCCGCCGTCATCGCCGCTCACGTCCGATCGCTCGGAGCCGCCTGCACCCTCCTCACCAGCAGCGCCGACGATCACGACGCCCACGCCATGACCGACAAGCTCCAGAGCCTTGGCGTCGAGGTCGACACACGCACCACACGCAGGCTGACGCCCACCAAGCTCCGCTACATCGTCGACAACCAGAAGGTCTTCCGCGTCGAGAAGGGCGGCGACGAGCCGCTCGACTCCGCCGCTCAGGCATCACTCATCAAGGCCGCTACCGAACGCGCGAACGACCTCGACGTTGTCATCTTCGCCGACTTCGGCTTCGGCGTGATCTCGCCGACGCTGCTCCACGACCTCATGCCCGGGCTCCGCAAGCACGTGCACACCATCACCGGAGACGTCTCGGGCATCCGCAGAGGCCTGCTCGCGATGCGCGGCTTCGACCTGGTTACGCCCAACGAACGCGAGGCCCGTGGCGCCGTCGGCGATTTCGAGTCGAGCCTGCCCACGCTCGCGGGCACGATGATGCGCACGGGCGAACTCGCCAACCTGATCGTCACCCTCGGCCGCAAGGGCAGCCTGCTCTTCCGACCCCGGGAGGAGAAACGCGAAGCGTGGTACACCAACCGCCTCCGCTGCGACTACCTCCCCACACTCGCCCCCGGGCCCGCCGTCGACCCGCTCGGCGCGGGTGACGCCCTCCTCGCCGTCGCCTCGCTCGCGCTGGGCTGCGGCGAATCGCTCGCCGTCGCCGGCTATCTCGGCTCCGTCGCCGCCGGCGTGGCCGTCTCCCGGATGGGCAACGAGCCAGTTCGACCCCTGGAACTCCTCCGGTTCCTTGACCACCGCCCCGAACTGCAGGCCGATGACGACCCGCCGATCCGCCTCCCGCACGCGATTTAGACGCCACGTCGAGACGCGAGCAGCCGACCGGGCCTAAAAACACCTGTGAGCAAAGCCGCAGACAACCCGGTCCTGCACGTCATCCTCGGCAACCAGCTCTTCCCGCCGTCACGCATCGCGTCGACAGAGGGCGTGACCTTCTTCATGGCCGAGGACGTCGGACTCTGCACCTACGTCCGCCATCACAAGAAGAAGATCGTCCTCTTTCTCGCCGCCATGCGCTCCCACGCCGAGGCCCTGCAGCAGCGTGACTTCCCCCTGATCTACCGGCGGCTCGATCCGGACAGCGACCAGACCGCCTACGAGGACAAGCTGGCCGAGGCGATCAAACAGACCGGCGCCAAAACCCTCCGCGTCTGGGAGATCGAGGACAAGCCCTTCGAGAGGCGGATCCACGCGTTCGCGGACAACCACGGCCTCGAGCTCGAGGTGTTGCCCAGCCCGATGTTCCTCACGCCCCGCGAGACACTCGATGATTTCTTCAGCGGGAACGATTCGCCGCGCATGGCGAGCTTCTACCAGCAGCAGCGTCGCCGACTGAACATCCTGGTTGATGACGACCGCAAGCCCGCGGGCGGCCAGTGGAGTTTCGACGCCGACAACCGCAAGAAACTCCCCGACAGCGTCAACCCTCCCGGCCTGCCCGACAGCAGCCCCACCCAACACGTCGCAGATGTCATTGACCTGGTCCACGAGCGATTCGGCGATCACCCGGGCATGACCGATGACTTCAACCTGCCCACCACGCGCCGGCAGGCGCTCTACGGCCTCCGCGCCTTTCTGGAACAACGCTTCACGCTCTTCGGCGATTACGAAGACGCCCTCTCACGCCGTGACGACGTCCTATTTCACAGCCTCCTCTCGCCGGCTCTTAACCTCGGCCTGATCACGCCCGACGAGGTCATCGAACGCGCCCTGGAACACAGCGACGGCGAGGACATACCCCTCAACGCCCTCGAGGGCTTCGTCCGCCAGATCATCGGCTGGCGTGAGTTCATCCGAGGCGTCTACCGCACGCACAGCGAGACCCAGGAGCAGGCCAACTTCTTCGACCACCACCGACGTCTGACCCGGCACTGGTGGGATGGCGACACCGGCCTCCCGCCTCTCGACGACGCGATCGACAAGGCCAACCGGCTCGGCTACTGCCACCACATCGAACGCCTGATGGTCCTCGCCAATCTCATGAATCTCTGCGAAATCCACCCGCACGACGCCCACCGCTGGTTCATGGAGATGTTCGTCGACTCCTCCGAGTGGGTCATGGGCCCCAACGTCTACGGCATGGGGCTGTTCTCCGACGGCGGCATCTTCGCCACCAAGCCCTACATCTGCGGCTCCAATTACATCCTGAAGATGAGCGACTACCGCCGAGGCGACTGGTGCGACGTCATGGACGGCCTCTACTGGCGCTTCATCGATAACCACGCCGAGTTCTTCGGCAGCAACCCGCGTATGGCCGTCATGGTCCGCGCCCTCAACAAGCTCAAGCCCGAACGCCGCGACACGATCCTCGCCGCCGCCGAGCGGTTCCTCGACCGGTGCACCACCCCCCAGGCAGCTGCCAAGGCATGACCCACCAACGCAACAATCAGCACCTGCCGACGAAGGCCTGCACCGTTTGCCAGCGACCGATGACCTGGCGACGCAAGTGGGCACGCGACTGGGAGAACGTCCGCTACTGCTCGCAGGCCTGCCGCCGCAAGGCTCGCGAACTCAAGGCGAAGCCATCTCCCTGAGACGCTGCTCCGCCCGCTGCCCCGCATCACTCTCGGGTGCGAGCGACACCGCCGTCTCCAGCAACGCCCGTCTTGAATCCGGATCCAGAGCCTCCCCGCTATGCCGTGCGTACGCTTCAACCATCATCGCCCGCAGCGCAGGCGACCAGCGACGCGGTGCGTCAACCCCCTGCGCGAGCTGCGCGCCCAGGCGGATCTGTTCCTGACCCTCGGCTTGCTGCTCCATCCAGTCCGGCAGGTCGACGAGTGACAGCCCGATGACCGCGTGCACCTCCGCGTCGTCGGGAGCCGCCTCCAGTGAGCGCTTCATCAGGTCACCACCCTCCTCGACCAGCCTGCCTTTAGTCGTGAACAACCACGCCCGCTGGGCCCGCAGCATCATCGCGCTCCCGAAGTAGGCGCTGATCACCGGGTCATCGGGGTATCGTTCGTGAAGGCCGCGCAACGCCTGATACGCCGACCGAGCGAGATCACGATCACCCTTCGCGCCGAGCAGGTGTTCAAGCCGTGCCTTTTCGAAGATGAGCGGGTCCGATGATCCGCGTTCTTTGAGTTGCTGCTCGGCCTCTTCGAGTTGCTCGGCGAAGGTCGTGTCGGTCGGCCAGACAATCTCCGAGGGCGCAATCAAGTCGAGCGTCTGAGCATGCACGCTCCATGACTCGGTGAGGATCAAAACGAGCATAAAAAGATGGACGCGGAGCACGCGAGTTGGCATAACAAAGCATACACAGAGCCGTCCGGCTTGTTGCCCGTTTTTTAAGACCCGTTGCATCGGGCGGTCTAGCATCGTTTCGTGTGTAATCAGACAGTCACGAAAAGGAAACATCATGTCAGCCGCTAGAGCACACAGGCGTGAGAAAGTCATCGTCATTGGTGCCGGGCCCGGAGGACTCGCAACCGCCATGCTGCTCGCCGCGCAGGGCCTGCAGGTCAAGGTTGTTGAACGTCGCGACACCGTCGGCGGACGTACATCGACCTTCGAGCACGACGGGTTCAGCTTCGACATGGGGCCGACCTTTTTTCTGTATCCCCAGATCCTGCGCGAGATCTTCTCGACCTGCGGCCTGCGTCTCGAAGACGAGATCGACCTGATCCGCCTCGACCCGCAGTACCACCTCGTCTTCCAGCAGGGCGGCGAACTGCTGGCCACCCCCGACACCCGTCGCATGCAGGAAGCCATCGCAAAGATCAGCCCCGAAGACGCGCGACGCTTCCCCGACTTCATGAACGACAACCGCGAGAAGTTCGCTCGGTTCGCGCCCATCCTTCAGCGACCGTTCTCCTCCATCCTCGATTGCCTCAGCCCCGAGATGATCAACGCCTTGCCTTCGCTCCGGCCGTGGGCCAGCGTCGACAGCGACCTCGGGCGGCACTTCGACGACGAACGCGTCCGGCTCGCATTCTCGTTCCAGTCGAAGTACCTCGGCATGTCCCCCTTCAACTGCCCGAGCCTCTTCACCATTCTCTCCTACCTCGAATACGACTACGGCGTCTTTCACCCGCGTGGCGGGTGCGGCGCCGTCTCCCGTGCCATGGCTCGCGCCGCGGAACGCCTCGGTGCCGAGGTCCAACTCGATACCCCCGTCGAGGAGATCCTCTTCGACGGTCGTAGAGCCGCGGGCATCCGCACCGCCGAGGGCACCGAACAGGCCGACGCCGTTGTCATCAACGCCGACTTCGGCGACGCCATCACCCGCCTCATTCCCGAAAACAAGCGACGCAAGTACACCGACCGCAAGGTCGCCCGCAAGCGATACTCCTGCTCCACGTTCATGATGTACCTCGGCATCGACGGGCGCTACGACGACCTCGAGCACCACACCATCTTCCTCGCCGAGGACTACCGCAAGAACCTCCAGCAGATCGAGCGTGGCTTCGAGGTTCCCACCAATCCCTCGGTCTACGTCCAGAACGCCAGCGTCACCGACGACTCGCTCGCGCCCGCGGGACAGTCCACGCTCTACGTCCTTGCACCCGTCGCCCACCAGACCGAGCACATCGACTGGGAGCAGCACACTCAGCCCTTCCGCCGACGCGTCCTCGACCAGCTCGCGCATTTCGGGCTTGATGACCTCGAGTCACGCATACGCTACGAGAAGATCATGACGCCGACCCACTGGCAGCAGGACATGCGTGTCTACAAGGGTGCCACGTTCAACCTCGCCCACAACCTCACCCAGATGCTTCACCTGCGACCCAACAACCGCTTCGAGGAGTTCGATGGCGTTTATCTCACCGGCGGCGGAACCCACCCCGGCTCCGGCCTGCCCGTCATCTACGAGTCCGCCCGCATCTCCAGCCGACTCCTCCTCGAAGACATGGGCATCGCCGTCGACTGGCCCGCGCCCTCACCGACCAACGACGTAGAACCCTTACGCATGCCCGAACTCACCGCTGCCGGATAACCCCGTGATCGCCACCTCCGACACCTCGAGTTCGACCTGGGCCTCCTGCCCGCCATGGGGCCCGCCCTGCACCGACTGGTCCACGCTGCCGATACGTCGGCGTCTGGCGATCATCCGGCGCTTCCGCATCACCCTCGCCGCCCATCACGAGCGATGGGTTGACGCCGTCACCCCCGACTGGCGTGAGGATCCTCTCGAGACCCTCACCGCCGAACTCTTCCCGCTCGCCGACGCTGCAAAGTACCTCGAGCGCAACGCAGCCAGCATCCTCAGGCCGCGACGCGTGACCCAGAAGGGCAGCCCGGTCTGGCTCAACAACACCTCCGCAACCATCCACCGCGAGCCCTGCGGCTGGATCCTCATCCTCGCGCCCTCCAATTACCCGCTCATGCTCGCCGGTGTCCAGACGCTCCAGGCACTCGCCGCGGGCAACTCCGTCGCCATCAAACCCTCGCCGGTCGCGCCGCGTGCCATGCAGGTGTTTGTCGAGGCACTCCACGAAGCAGGCGTCCCCGACACCGCGCTGCGTCTGCTCGAACCCGACCACAAGCAACTCGCCGCCGTCTACCCCGGCATCGCCAAGGTCCTGCTCACCGGCAGCCACGAGACCGGGCGTGCCGTCCAGCGCGACCTTGCGCCCCACCTCGTGCCCTCCGTCATGGAACTCTCGGGCGTCGACGCCATGGTCGTCCTCCAGCGGGCCAACCCCGAACTCGTCGCCAACGCACTCGCCTTCGGCATGAAGACCAACGCCTCCGCCACCTGCATCGCACCGCGACGGATCGTGCTCGTCGGTGACCACGCCGACCTTCTCCGCGAACTCCGCTCGGCCATCGACAGCCTCTCGATCAACCGCCGGCACCCCGCCTCCGACCGGTCTCTCGCACAACTCGTCACACGCGCCCGCGCCCTCGGCGGCACGTTCCACGGGAACACCGAAACCGGCCCGCTGCTCATCGACGACCTCCCGCCCGATGCCGAACTCTTCGAGCAGGACGTCATGGCACCCGTTGCCTGTGTCATCCGCGTCAAGAACCGCCTCGAAGCCGTCGAGGCCGTCAACCGATCACCCTACGGGCTCGGCGCTTCCGTCTTCGGTCCTGTCGGCGACGCCACCGAGGTCGCCGAGCGACTCGACGTCGGCACCGTCACCATCAACGACGTCATCGTGCCCACCGCCGACCCCCGACTCCCCTTCGCCGCACGCAAAGCCAGCGGCTTCGGTGTCACCCGGGGCGAACAGGGATTGCTCGAACTCACGCGCACCAAGGTCATCACCGCACGGTCCTCACGCCGCCTGCCCATGCACCTGCTGCCCGAGGCAGCGGCCGCGGCGGGCCAGGCCGTGCCCGCACTCTTTCAACTGATCCACGGCAACGGATGGTGGTCACGGCTCTCGGCCATGACACGGCTCTTCCGTGCCTCACGCAGCCAGAACGAAGGGAAACGCCCATGATCCAGCCCATCCAAACAGACGACCGCGTCGTGGTTATCGGCGCCGGACTCGGCGGACTCGCCGCCGCCTGCACCCTCGCCGCACGCGGGCACCGTGTCACCATCATCGAACGCAACGAGCACCTAGGCGGCAAGGCAGCCGTGCTCGAAGACGGCGGCTACCGCTTCGACATGGGACCCACCATTCTCACCCTGCCCGAGGTCCTCGAACGCATCGCCGGCGAGGCCGGACGCAAGCTCAGCGACCTGCTCGACCTCGTCAAGCTTGAGCCGCAGTGGCGCTGCTTCTTCGACCAGACGGCCGGCGGCGGCGTCCTCGACCTCTTCGGCTCCAACGAGAAGACCGTCGAGCAGATCCGGCAGCTTATCCCGGGCGAGAACGCCGAGAAGGTCGCCGCGGGTTATGAAGACTTCATCGACTACAGCCGCAGGCTACGCAGCATCAGTGACCGCTTCTTCTTCTGGAAACCCATCGGCGGCCTCAAGGACATGTTCGAGACACGGAGCATGTTCGACCTGAGCACCCTCAAAGACGTCTTCGACATCCGCATGGGACGCTCCGTCGCCGGCATGATCCGAGGCCACGTCGGCGACGAACGCGTCTCCCAGATGCTCGACCACTACACCCAGTACGTCGGCTCCTCACCCTTCGGATCCCCCGCCGTCCTCTGCGGCATCGCCGCCATGCAGGCCGACGGCGGGATCTGGTACCCGATGGGCGGCACCGGCGCCGTGCCCAAGGCCCTCGCCGAACTCGCCCAGCACCTTGGCGTCGAGGTCATGACCGGCGCCGAGGTCAGCCGGATCGAAACCCACAAGGGCCACGTCACCGCC
Coding sequences within:
- a CDS encoding aldehyde dehydrogenase family protein; the encoded protein is MIATSDTSSSTWASCPPWGPPCTDWSTLPIRRRLAIIRRFRITLAAHHERWVDAVTPDWREDPLETLTAELFPLADAAKYLERNAASILRPRRVTQKGSPVWLNNTSATIHREPCGWILILAPSNYPLMLAGVQTLQALAAGNSVAIKPSPVAPRAMQVFVEALHEAGVPDTALRLLEPDHKQLAAVYPGIAKVLLTGSHETGRAVQRDLAPHLVPSVMELSGVDAMVVLQRANPELVANALAFGMKTNASATCIAPRRIVLVGDHADLLRELRSAIDSLSINRRHPASDRSLAQLVTRARALGGTFHGNTETGPLLIDDLPPDAELFEQDVMAPVACVIRVKNRLEAVEAVNRSPYGLGASVFGPVGDATEVAERLDVGTVTINDVIVPTADPRLPFAARKASGFGVTRGEQGLLELTRTKVITARSSRRLPMHLLPEAAAAAGQAVPALFQLIHGNGWWSRLSAMTRLFRASRSQNEGKRP
- a CDS encoding phytoene desaturase family protein; protein product: MIQPIQTDDRVVVIGAGLGGLAAACTLAARGHRVTIIERNEHLGGKAAVLEDGGYRFDMGPTILTLPEVLERIAGEAGRKLSDLLDLVKLEPQWRCFFDQTAGGGVLDLFGSNEKTVEQIRQLIPGENAEKVAAGYEDFIDYSRRLRSISDRFFFWKPIGGLKDMFETRSMFDLSTLKDVFDIRMGRSVAGMIRGHVGDERVSQMLDHYTQYVGSSPFGSPAVLCGIAAMQADGGIWYPMGGTGAVPKALAELAQHLGVEVMTGAEVSRIETHKGHVTAVELESGQRIPARAVVSNMDSVRTHRELIGGDVAGRFLKRRQYEPACSGVVLYLGLDRAYDHLAHHNFVFSRDAEEEFDAIYHKGQPAPDPTCYLAAPAQTEPAVAPEGGDALYVLVHTPHLRDSHDWRRDGSLWKDYRETILRKLETTGLMPDIRERIVVEHALSPQDIHDRYHVLNGAIYGLASHGKFLGAFKPSNRSPDIKGLYLAGGAAHPGPGMPMVLMSGWIAADALDKDAASPRVTKGTTPAPELTETVA
- a CDS encoding phytoene desaturase family protein, whose amino-acid sequence is MSAARAHRREKVIVIGAGPGGLATAMLLAAQGLQVKVVERRDTVGGRTSTFEHDGFSFDMGPTFFLYPQILREIFSTCGLRLEDEIDLIRLDPQYHLVFQQGGELLATPDTRRMQEAIAKISPEDARRFPDFMNDNREKFARFAPILQRPFSSILDCLSPEMINALPSLRPWASVDSDLGRHFDDERVRLAFSFQSKYLGMSPFNCPSLFTILSYLEYDYGVFHPRGGCGAVSRAMARAAERLGAEVQLDTPVEEILFDGRRAAGIRTAEGTEQADAVVINADFGDAITRLIPENKRRKYTDRKVARKRYSCSTFMMYLGIDGRYDDLEHHTIFLAEDYRKNLQQIERGFEVPTNPSVYVQNASVTDDSLAPAGQSTLYVLAPVAHQTEHIDWEQHTQPFRRRVLDQLAHFGLDDLESRIRYEKIMTPTHWQQDMRVYKGATFNLAHNLTQMLHLRPNNRFEEFDGVYLTGGGTHPGSGLPVIYESARISSRLLLEDMGIAVDWPAPSPTNDVEPLRMPELTAAG